The Papaver somniferum cultivar HN1 chromosome 6, ASM357369v1, whole genome shotgun sequence genome segment CTGTATGTTTTGGTTATTAAGGGTCGTTAACAAGCCTATTAACAAACAAACGACTTTAGGAATACATCGATGAAGTTGTTAACAGATTATTAATAAACTAACGAGTCTATTAGACCATAAATGagggtctcctggatgttttggaAATCAAGGGTCGTTAACTAGCCTATTAACAAACAAACGACTTTATGCATAGATCTATAAAGTCGTTAACAGTGTATTAATAAACTAACGATTTTATTAGACCATAAATGAgagtctcctggatgttttggaAATTAAGAGTCGTTATCGTGAGTATTAACAAATGAACGACCCTTGTTACGCATATTTGAGGAACTACTGGATGTGGAACATAAAGTTGTTACTATGATATCAATAAACGAACGAACTTGATCATCACCATCTCCCTTTTGAGAACGTTCTTGTGTTAGTTGGCTAGCTGTTCTCCTTGTCCTCTTACATTGCTTTTCCAGATCAACGAACATTTTCTTTGCTTGTGGATTTCAATGTGTTGGAAGTACTCAGCGTACATGCGACTTTGCTCAGGTTCTATCACTTCTCCTTTGTCGGCTTTGCAACAAAATAACTTCATAAAAATCTTCACCCGTTCCCTCTATTTGCATTCAAATACCGATTAATGTTAACATAATTAAAACTGTATGTAAATGATtaacacaactcgaaaaataagTACTTACCACAAGCTTAATAATGGAAGAGTCGTCTCTAGTGTCGGATGTAGAAGCAGCGGAAGATGCTTTGTTGCTCCTCCTACCCGTAGTCTGATCAATCCTTATCACTCGACCGTGGGAGAAGCCTTCATACCATGTCATGTAATCATCGGTTACCTCATTACCTTCATTAACATGATCCCACCAAGAGATTTCTACCCTACTAGTACCCAAATGCCTATTATTCCAATGCAAAGTCTCAGGCTCAGGTTCGTAAGCAACAACCAACGTCTTTTGTCCGCATTGCATTTCTTTAATTTATATTTGAACGGTTGTACATAATCCTCATCGGGTGAATCTTGAATATATCCAAGCTGACGCATTACTCTATGCGGATTGTACATTGAGTATCCATAGGGGTAAAACAGAGGCCCATGGTAATATGCAAGATCTTGCAATCCTCCTACTTTATCTTCCTTGTAGGGAACAAAGGTTACCTCTTTGGCTGTCATGTTGTCCAATTTTTGGCACATGGATATCAACTTCAACTTCTGCGCTTCCTCCTTATCCTAAGTTTCAGTGTACTTGTATCGGGTTCCTCTTGGTTTAGTATTGTTCCATGTTGGCTGCAATTGGATGTCTTCATCGCCTTTGATCAATGAGGGGAAATGCACGTAAATCCACACCTGAAACAAcatcaaaacaataaaaataatattaaatctaaaaatatatAACAAAAAATATTACGAACAACGAACAAATTTGATAACTCAAATTACCTGAAGTAAAGCCAAATTCCCGTTCATTTGAGAAGTTCTCTCCCAGGATGCCTTTGCTAGCGAGCGTTCAAATGTGCTACTATGGCAGTCCCCCACGAATACTTACTCACCTCCTCCAAGGGATCCAAAAGTTGAGAAAGGTTGACCCTGACTATGTTTCCTTTGCTATCGGAAAATATAACCGAAGCAAGGACATACAACAAGTATGCAGCTGCCGTCGCACGAACTTCAAAATTAGAGAGTAGTTCATTGTCTCCGTCTTTCTCAAGTGACCCcgcatacatatttctaatctcAATAAGTTTAAACTCTTTCTTTGGGTACTTCTTTCCCATCACAAAGAGGCCATACGTCTTCTTTTCATCCCATCCAAACAACTTCTCCGTCAATTCATAAATTTTTTTCCGATCTAGGTTTTTCTTGAACTTGTCTTCCGTGGATTTTCCCTCAACCTGCAATCCTAGAATCTATTCTGCGTCTTCGGGAATCAATCCCATCTCGCCAAAGAGGAATTGGAATGTATCGAATTCGTCGTAAAAACTCTCAGTAAAACATGATACTGCAGCCTTGTCATATGCAATCACAGAGTTTTGAACGACAACATACAAACCTGAGTTTTCAAAAATGGCTCTCACTCTTGGACATTCACCTTCTAGGggccattttttcattttttcataagAAGATTGGTGTCTAAAAAGATGTGTggcattcttatgatcctacgaaaGACAAACAAATAGAATTGAAACATAAGAAATTAAATATcaacaaatcatatgaaaatcaaaGTTCAGATTGTTACAATTGTCTCATTGATGGTACATGCCCACGAGATATCATATCCGAATAGAACTTTGCTGCCATCTTTAGGTTCACCTCTGGATTTCCCACCGGGTAGACGAGTAAGCTGCAAACGCATGGGTGGAATGTGTCGTGCACTTGGTTTATTTGGGACTTTCTCCTTCGGCTTCGGCCGTGGTTGTGGTTTCGCAACATCCTCCTCGTCCCCCtgaatctcctcctcctcctcctcattaccGCTACTACCATCATTTCTTTCTTTACCACTTccatcattaccatcatcctcatcatcctcttcatcactgctaccaccaccatttccatcctcatcctcatcctcatcatcatcattaccttgaTCCCCCTCTTCCTCAATCTCTGCCACTTCATTACCACCATTTAATCCATCACCACCATTACCACCATTccctccatcaccaccattaccttgatcaccatcctcctcatcatcataagcATCATATTCACATACTAAAGGAATTTCTTCATGTTCCACGACTTCTTATTCTTCATCGCTTGGGGTTGTAGATATAACAACAGATGATGAAGACGGCGATCTAGAGGAATCAGCACATGGTTCTCTAGG includes the following:
- the LOC113291101 gene encoding uncharacterized protein LOC113291101, which gives rise to MQCGQKTLVVAYEPEPETLHWNNRHLGTSRVEISWWDHVNEGNEVTDDYMTWYEGFSHGRVIRIDQTTGRRSNKASSAASTSDTRDDSSIIKLVRERVKIFMKLFCCKADKGEVIEPEQSRMYAEYFQHIEIHKQRKCSLIWKSNVRGQGEQLAN